One segment of Cohaesibacter intestini DNA contains the following:
- a CDS encoding winged helix domain-containing protein: MRKQTMTISVCLPVGGTEQNLSFTGRDAWALSALIEAGKKGCTPIDNPAPRWSAYVKNLRDAGITIETIYEPHSGPYSGTHGRYVLKSQLDVTRPFGPKGQVA, translated from the coding sequence ATGAGAAAGCAGACGATGACGATTTCAGTTTGCTTGCCTGTCGGTGGCACTGAACAAAACCTTTCATTCACTGGCCGTGACGCATGGGCACTTTCTGCACTTATTGAAGCTGGCAAAAAGGGATGTACCCCGATAGATAATCCCGCCCCAAGGTGGAGCGCTTATGTCAAAAACCTTCGGGATGCAGGCATAACGATTGAAACCATCTATGAACCACACAGCGGACCCTATAGCGGCACCCATGGGCGATACGTCCTGAAAAGCCAACTCGACGTCACAAGACCATTTGGCCCGAAAGGACAGGTGGCATAA
- a CDS encoding helix-turn-helix transcriptional regulator: MADHVLRLPQVQERTGLARSTIYSAAKQGTFPKPFKIGLRAVAWSESEIDDWQSEQMSKRG, from the coding sequence ATGGCAGACCACGTTTTGAGACTTCCACAGGTGCAGGAACGCACCGGCCTTGCTCGCAGCACAATCTACTCAGCAGCAAAACAAGGCACATTCCCTAAACCATTCAAAATCGGATTAAGGGCGGTTGCTTGGTCAGAAAGCGAGATTGACGACTGGCAGAGCGAACAAATGTCAAAAAGGGGCTAA
- a CDS encoding tyrosine-type recombinase/integrase: protein MAQGKLTAVFVRNTKQPGKYHDGGGIGLFLWVKVGGGKFWVQRVTIEGKRREIGLGSFPLVSLGEAREMATDNKRKARQGENPLREKQTKKSILTFRKATERFLKNKTKEFSNPKHIKQWQSTLETYAMPVLGNMPVNAIALPDILRTLEPIWQAKTETATRLRGRIEAVLSWATVAGYREGDNPARWKGNLSEILPKPNKLKKGDNQPALALPDLPQWWNALQEREGIAAKALMFLTLTACRSGEVRGMVWDEVDLKATKGPIWTIPKERMKMGKEHRVPLPVAAKELLEALPRMEDSPYVFFAVRGGALSDMAISAVMRRMNEAEIKAGNQGWLDPRSKRPAVPHGLRSSFRDWAAERGIERDLAEISLAHKVGSDVERAYRRSDMLQRRRAILEEWAGFIWGESNSENIVPFTSKSEHRP from the coding sequence ATGGCGCAAGGAAAATTGACAGCGGTCTTTGTTCGCAACACCAAGCAACCCGGCAAATACCACGATGGCGGCGGCATTGGCCTTTTTCTTTGGGTCAAAGTCGGTGGCGGCAAGTTTTGGGTCCAGCGTGTCACCATTGAGGGCAAGCGACGTGAAATTGGCCTTGGCTCATTCCCTCTTGTGTCATTGGGTGAAGCCCGCGAAATGGCAACCGATAACAAGCGCAAGGCCAGACAGGGCGAAAACCCATTGCGCGAAAAGCAGACAAAAAAATCTATCCTGACTTTTCGCAAAGCCACCGAGCGCTTTCTTAAAAACAAGACCAAAGAATTTTCGAACCCCAAACATATCAAGCAATGGCAAAGCACCCTCGAAACCTACGCCATGCCTGTTTTGGGCAACATGCCCGTCAATGCGATTGCCTTGCCCGATATCCTTCGAACGCTAGAACCAATCTGGCAGGCAAAGACCGAAACCGCGACCAGATTACGGGGGCGCATTGAAGCCGTTTTGTCATGGGCCACCGTTGCCGGATATCGAGAAGGCGACAATCCCGCTCGATGGAAAGGCAACTTGTCTGAAATCCTGCCAAAGCCAAACAAGCTAAAGAAGGGCGACAATCAACCCGCGCTTGCCTTGCCAGATTTACCCCAGTGGTGGAACGCATTGCAGGAACGCGAAGGCATAGCCGCAAAAGCGCTCATGTTCCTTACCTTGACCGCTTGTCGCTCCGGTGAAGTTAGAGGCATGGTTTGGGATGAAGTCGACCTGAAAGCCACCAAGGGGCCGATATGGACCATTCCCAAAGAGCGTATGAAGATGGGCAAAGAGCATCGCGTGCCGCTCCCTGTGGCCGCAAAGGAGCTATTGGAAGCCCTGCCCCGCATGGAAGATTCGCCCTATGTCTTTTTCGCTGTAAGAGGTGGCGCACTGTCAGACATGGCAATCAGTGCTGTTATGCGTCGGATGAATGAGGCCGAAATCAAAGCAGGCAATCAAGGATGGTTAGACCCGCGCAGCAAGCGGCCAGCCGTGCCCCATGGCTTACGGTCCAGTTTCAGGGATTGGGCAGCGGAAAGAGGGATTGAACGCGACCTTGCCGAAATCAGCCTTGCGCACAAAGTCGGCAGCGACGTTGAACGCGCCTATAGACGGTCAGACATGCTGCAAAGGCGGCGAGCTATTCTGGAAGAATGGGCGGGTTTTATTTGGGGCGAATCCAATTCAGAAAATATAGTGCCCTTTACTTCAAAGTCAGAGCACCGCCCTTGA
- a CDS encoding calcium-binding protein, translated as MSVQLWGGPINVSSITDAYQNSADIAVLADGRFVVVWVDSSTSDTRILQRVFNADGSPATAEFVAIENPSVDLVNPVVTVLPAGGWAVTAADVEGGQGSVLFFDGDGSVAESILVYFAGTAVNTHLDGFLVGANYWIMESDAAADNQIDVFINSLDGNTHASNTIFTAQTDTSGTQVDPAGAQINNGNVVLAWRESDTIEFTIVDDTGVAVSGSDTVVTVPGRDAALSSYGKPDILALENGGFLITWASDSSDFPGAGFDVWGRIYGPDGSAFSAEPFLVNSNVSENQFSAKAVPLKSGGFAVFFNTNTLLGTGIKGQLFDSLGSKLGQEFQVSSNGPLDDISIDEVSAAMLQDGRIAVTYTVIDSDAGGSNLRLQIVDPRDGNISGGVDGDSLYGNRGNDDMFGGDGADVLNGMEGQDLLFGGHGDDILIGGDGNDRLVGDAGADHMVGGVGNDVYYVDDAGDTIAEDADSGNDLVFSFVSFALRDHSANLEHLKLYGSENINGTGNALANTITGNSGNNVLNGGGGNDTLIGGLGNDIFLDNIGAERMVGGGGNDVYYVDDAGDSIEEVGNNGTDHVFSYISFALRDHSAHLENLNLLGTGNSSGVGNGLANSIVGNSGNNNLNGGGGSDTLSGGLGNDFFADNAGNDRFTGGGGADTFFFFGVNESDIITDFEDGIDTIRIAIGVGSFDNVIVTDQGADTLLSFATNTVLLQNFTDHTLIEASDFEFV; from the coding sequence ATGTCAGTTCAGCTCTGGGGCGGACCAATAAATGTTAGCTCCATCACCGATGCATATCAAAATAGTGCGGATATCGCCGTGCTTGCCGATGGTCGCTTTGTCGTCGTCTGGGTAGACAGCTCCACCAGTGACACTCGTATTCTTCAGCGTGTTTTCAATGCGGACGGTTCGCCAGCAACGGCAGAATTTGTCGCCATCGAAAATCCATCTGTCGATCTCGTCAATCCTGTGGTCACGGTGCTGCCTGCAGGCGGATGGGCTGTTACGGCCGCCGACGTGGAAGGTGGGCAAGGGAGTGTCCTATTCTTTGATGGCGATGGCTCCGTTGCAGAATCAATTTTGGTCTATTTCGCTGGCACGGCAGTGAATACCCATTTGGATGGATTTTTGGTTGGCGCAAATTACTGGATCATGGAATCCGACGCTGCCGCTGACAACCAGATCGACGTTTTCATCAATAGCCTGGATGGCAATACCCACGCCTCCAATACCATTTTCACCGCCCAGACAGACACCTCTGGCACACAGGTCGATCCAGCAGGTGCCCAGATCAATAATGGGAATGTGGTGCTTGCATGGCGGGAGAGTGATACCATCGAATTTACTATTGTCGATGATACTGGCGTGGCTGTGAGTGGCAGTGATACAGTGGTGACTGTACCGGGTCGTGATGCCGCTTTGAGCAGCTACGGCAAACCTGACATACTGGCGCTTGAAAATGGTGGATTTCTGATCACTTGGGCGTCGGACTCTTCAGACTTTCCGGGTGCGGGTTTTGACGTATGGGGCCGCATCTATGGCCCGGACGGTAGCGCCTTCAGCGCCGAGCCTTTTCTCGTCAATAGCAATGTGTCCGAGAACCAGTTCTCTGCCAAAGCCGTGCCTCTCAAATCCGGTGGGTTCGCCGTATTTTTTAACACCAACACCCTTTTGGGCACAGGGATCAAAGGCCAGCTTTTCGACAGTCTCGGTAGCAAGCTTGGTCAAGAGTTTCAGGTCTCCAGCAACGGTCCACTCGACGATATTTCCATTGATGAGGTGAGTGCCGCTATGCTGCAGGATGGCCGTATTGCTGTGACCTACACAGTCATCGATTCGGACGCCGGTGGCTCAAATCTGCGCCTGCAGATCGTCGACCCGCGAGATGGCAATATTTCCGGCGGTGTTGATGGCGACAGCCTTTATGGCAATCGTGGCAACGACGACATGTTCGGCGGGGATGGTGCTGATGTGCTCAATGGCATGGAAGGGCAGGACCTGCTTTTTGGTGGTCACGGAGACGACATTCTGATCGGGGGCGACGGCAATGATCGTCTGGTTGGCGATGCCGGTGCTGATCATATGGTCGGCGGCGTGGGGAATGACGTCTATTATGTCGATGATGCAGGGGACACCATTGCCGAAGATGCCGACAGTGGCAATGACCTCGTTTTCAGCTTTGTTTCCTTTGCCTTGCGGGATCATTCCGCCAATCTGGAGCATCTCAAGCTCTATGGCAGCGAAAATATCAATGGGACAGGCAACGCACTGGCCAACACTATCACCGGCAACTCCGGCAACAATGTTCTCAATGGCGGCGGAGGCAATGACACACTCATCGGTGGCCTTGGCAACGACATCTTCCTCGACAATATTGGCGCGGAGCGGATGGTTGGGGGCGGTGGCAATGACGTCTATTATGTAGATGATGCAGGAGATAGCATCGAGGAAGTCGGCAACAACGGTACCGACCACGTATTCAGCTACATCTCCTTTGCCTTGCGGGATCATTCTGCCCATCTGGAAAATCTCAACTTGCTGGGCACCGGCAATAGCAGTGGTGTTGGCAACGGTCTGGCCAACTCCATTGTTGGCAATTCGGGCAACAACAACCTGAATGGCGGTGGGGGAAGCGACACGCTCAGTGGTGGCTTGGGGAACGATTTCTTCGCCGACAATGCCGGCAATGATCGCTTCACTGGCGGTGGTGGAGCGGATACTTTTTTCTTCTTCGGTGTGAATGAGAGTGACATCATCACCGACTTCGAAGACGGTATCGACACAATCCGGATTGCCATTGGCGTCGGCTCCTTTGACAATGTCATCGTCACCGATCAGGGGGCTGATACCCTCCTCTCTTTCGCAACCAACACCGTTCTGCTGCAGAACTTCACCGACCACACCCTCATCGAAGCGTCGGATTTCGAGTTTGTTTGA
- a CDS encoding LacI family DNA-binding transcriptional regulator, which translates to MQTKTKKPATLRQVAELADVSMATASLVVNRKGEISFETRNRVLQAMETLRYVPKRDRQRGDVAVQETLNTVRFLKIARHGQTVNRDHNVFISDYIDGMSFEATRRDYFLQVVSYENSSINDVLEGLAGAELSGFIALGTELTDEDIESILSHNLPCVIIDTHKPFMNGNFVNMDNDQLVYRALEYFKSQKLEKIGMVSSHSSVANFQLRHDAFLRSMNRLDLEVDPTQILSVASTLEGAFKEAAKQLDEIDELADAYLCANDIIAFGFIRALRQRGLSVPKDVSVIGIDNLPTAAMFEPPLTSVDVPKQKIGAMALRILDDLITNGKAEPAIKLLLSGELIVRDSVQTKA; encoded by the coding sequence ATGCAAACAAAAACAAAAAAGCCAGCCACCCTGAGACAAGTGGCCGAACTGGCCGATGTTTCCATGGCCACCGCATCCCTTGTCGTCAATCGCAAAGGCGAGATCTCCTTCGAGACGCGCAATCGGGTTCTTCAGGCAATGGAGACATTGAGGTATGTGCCCAAGCGTGACCGCCAACGCGGCGACGTTGCCGTGCAGGAAACACTGAACACGGTTCGGTTTCTCAAGATTGCCCGCCACGGCCAGACGGTGAACCGCGATCATAATGTGTTCATTTCCGACTATATTGACGGCATGTCCTTCGAGGCGACGCGCCGCGACTATTTCCTGCAGGTCGTCTCCTATGAGAATTCCAGCATCAATGACGTGCTTGAAGGGTTGGCCGGTGCGGAACTGAGCGGCTTCATTGCTCTGGGAACAGAATTGACTGACGAGGATATCGAATCGATTCTCTCCCACAATCTGCCCTGCGTGATCATTGACACCCACAAGCCATTCATGAATGGCAATTTCGTCAACATGGACAATGACCAGCTGGTCTATCGCGCGCTCGAATATTTCAAGAGTCAAAAGCTCGAGAAGATCGGCATGGTCAGCAGCCATTCCTCGGTCGCCAACTTTCAGCTGCGCCATGATGCATTCTTGCGCAGCATGAACCGGCTGGATCTGGAGGTTGACCCGACGCAGATTCTATCCGTTGCATCAACCCTTGAAGGGGCATTCAAGGAAGCCGCCAAGCAGCTGGACGAAATTGACGAATTGGCAGATGCCTATTTGTGCGCAAACGACATCATTGCATTTGGCTTCATCCGCGCCTTGCGGCAGCGGGGGCTTTCGGTCCCGAAGGATGTGTCCGTTATCGGCATCGACAACCTGCCGACAGCCGCAATGTTCGAACCACCCCTCACCTCCGTTGACGTGCCCAAGCAGAAAATCGGCGCGATGGCGTTGCGTATCCTCGATGACCTGATCACCAACGGCAAGGCTGAGCCTGCAATCAAACTGCTACTCTCCGGCGAACTCATCGTGCGCGACAGCGTGCAGACCAAGGCTTGA
- a CDS encoding ABC transporter permease, whose protein sequence is MRKLDRSFSLLIVLIAVLLTFGGIMSGGGYLSLFNLQSMTNQVPEIGLLAIGVMLAMCAGEGGIDLSGIAMANLAGVASGLFALSLFPVNEMPAAFTITFVVGCLVVGTAGGILNGFIISKMGITPILCTLGTQMFFTGITVVLSDGRAVRIGAPGPLYEMGNGFLLGVPWSFVLFILVAVVLGVVLRFTRYGVKLMMTGSNQKAAAFSGFAHGRIIITTYGISGLLAGLSGAIIAARNVNVKWDYGTTYLLVAILIAVMAGVKPEGGYGRVVNVVLSAIVLQLMTSLLNFIGLSNFVRDLAWGAMLIFFLFVNRLALVEHFAVLFASVQSPRASKSQS, encoded by the coding sequence ATGCGGAAGCTGGATCGAAGTTTCTCCCTGCTGATTGTGCTGATTGCAGTGTTGCTGACTTTTGGCGGGATCATGTCTGGCGGGGGGTATCTTTCCCTGTTCAACTTGCAGTCCATGACCAATCAGGTGCCTGAAATCGGCTTGCTGGCCATCGGAGTTATGCTTGCCATGTGCGCAGGCGAGGGTGGTATCGACTTGTCCGGTATCGCCATGGCCAATCTGGCTGGTGTCGCCTCTGGGCTGTTTGCCCTGAGCCTGTTCCCCGTTAACGAAATGCCGGCGGCTTTCACGATCACGTTCGTGGTCGGATGCCTGGTTGTCGGAACGGCAGGCGGCATTCTTAATGGGTTCATTATCTCAAAGATGGGCATCACGCCGATTCTCTGCACGCTCGGCACGCAGATGTTCTTTACCGGCATTACCGTTGTCCTGTCCGATGGACGCGCGGTGCGGATCGGGGCGCCGGGGCCACTCTATGAAATGGGCAACGGGTTTTTGCTCGGTGTTCCTTGGAGCTTCGTACTGTTCATTCTTGTCGCCGTCGTGCTGGGTGTTGTGCTGCGGTTTACCCGCTATGGCGTCAAGTTGATGATGACAGGGTCCAATCAGAAGGCGGCTGCTTTCAGTGGCTTCGCCCATGGCCGGATCATCATCACCACATATGGCATTTCCGGCCTGTTGGCCGGTTTGTCCGGCGCCATTATCGCGGCCCGCAATGTCAATGTGAAATGGGACTATGGCACGACCTATCTGCTGGTCGCCATCCTGATTGCCGTCATGGCCGGGGTGAAGCCTGAAGGCGGGTATGGCCGTGTGGTCAATGTCGTCTTGAGTGCGATCGTCCTACAGCTGATGACCAGCCTTCTGAACTTTATCGGTCTTTCCAATTTCGTCCGCGATTTGGCGTGGGGAGCAATGCTTATCTTCTTCCTGTTCGTCAACCGTTTGGCTCTCGTCGAGCATTTCGCGGTGCTGTTCGCTTCGGTGCAATCCCCTCGTGCCTCGAAGTCTCAAAGTTGA
- a CDS encoding substrate-binding domain-containing protein: protein MKQGLKKSCVLAAALLSAVAMTSVQANAADAKSITTVVKISGIPWFDRMETGVKKFAEANPDMKIEQFGPSTADSAQQLQIINDLIAKGTDALAVVPMDPSIIEGILKRAMDRGVVVVTHEADNQKNTMVDVEAFDNSDYGAAMNERLAECMGGKGKWTTFVGGLGSRTHIQWVTAGEENAKKYPDMELVDANNESFDDANLVYNKVKELLRKHPDLKGIQSSAGNDVLGAGRAIEEAGLAGKVCLVGTGLPNPAAAYLDSGAITAIGFWDPQKAGMAMNAVAKILLEGGKITDGMDLGVEGYEKVTVKPGAGDGLLVFGNGMVLADKDTYKDYLF, encoded by the coding sequence ATGAAACAGGGTCTTAAGAAATCATGCGTTCTCGCCGCAGCACTGCTGTCTGCCGTTGCAATGACCTCGGTACAGGCAAATGCGGCGGATGCCAAGTCAATCACAACAGTCGTAAAAATCAGCGGTATTCCCTGGTTTGACCGCATGGAAACGGGCGTCAAGAAATTCGCTGAAGCCAATCCAGACATGAAAATCGAGCAGTTCGGTCCGTCCACTGCCGACTCCGCCCAACAGCTTCAGATCATCAACGATCTGATCGCCAAAGGCACGGATGCCCTGGCCGTTGTGCCGATGGATCCTTCCATCATCGAAGGGATCCTGAAACGCGCCATGGATCGCGGTGTCGTTGTTGTCACCCACGAAGCCGACAACCAGAAAAACACCATGGTCGATGTCGAGGCTTTCGACAATTCCGATTATGGTGCAGCCATGAACGAACGGCTGGCCGAATGCATGGGCGGTAAAGGCAAATGGACCACCTTTGTTGGCGGCCTTGGTTCTCGCACGCACATCCAGTGGGTGACCGCGGGTGAGGAAAATGCCAAAAAGTATCCTGACATGGAACTAGTCGATGCCAACAATGAGAGCTTTGACGATGCCAACCTCGTCTACAACAAGGTCAAGGAACTGCTGCGCAAGCATCCGGATCTGAAGGGCATCCAATCCTCCGCTGGCAATGACGTGCTGGGCGCTGGCCGTGCCATCGAAGAAGCCGGTCTGGCTGGCAAGGTTTGCCTGGTTGGTACCGGTCTGCCAAATCCAGCTGCTGCCTATCTTGATTCCGGTGCGATTACCGCGATCGGTTTCTGGGATCCACAAAAAGCCGGCATGGCAATGAATGCTGTTGCCAAGATCCTGCTGGAAGGTGGCAAGATCACCGATGGCATGGATCTCGGTGTGGAAGGCTATGAAAAAGTCACCGTCAAGCCGGGCGCTGGCGATGGTCTTCTCGTCTTCGGCAACGGCATGGTCCTGGCCGACAAGGACACCTACAAAGACTATCTCTTCTGA
- a CDS encoding sugar ABC transporter ATP-binding protein, protein MSQIPENAPPFLELQGIHKRFGGVHALRGVSMTIREGEAYHLLGENGCGKSTVIKVISGAYLPTEGEIILDGRSLTRLTPIQSLEAGIETVYQDLSLLPNLTVEENIALGQQLVQGRGRLLRGLDKKTLTKTAEEAIRNVGLEPTRQLLKSPTATLPLAIRQRIAIARAIASKARLVIMDEPTTSLTRKEVDVLIELVSKLRAQNVAVLFVTHKLEESYRIGGQVIVFRDGLCVEQGKIADYSRADLARLMTGREIEISRYREGKPFEEEIFRVKRASAGDAFHDISFSLNRGEILGITGLSDSGRNELALAMTGHMHLDKGAFEIEGEKVEISSPKRAIDLGIGYVPEDRLSEGLFIEKSIFENEVTLLFDKLINKLGLINQRKGRVEASRISKLMTVNTSDIDLPVGALSGGNQQKVLIGRWLSIEPRILVLHGPTVGVDVGSKDAIYRAIQAMAERGISLIIVSDDLPELFQNCDRILVMNRGEMVDELDAATSDEERVYRSMLASTREAAE, encoded by the coding sequence ATGTCCCAAATTCCCGAAAACGCTCCCCCATTTTTGGAACTTCAAGGCATCCACAAACGCTTCGGAGGTGTGCATGCCCTGCGCGGTGTCAGTATGACAATTCGCGAAGGCGAAGCCTATCACCTGCTTGGTGAGAATGGATGTGGCAAAAGCACAGTGATCAAAGTGATCTCGGGTGCGTATCTTCCCACCGAAGGAGAAATCATCCTTGATGGGCGAAGTCTTACGCGTCTGACCCCTATCCAGTCGCTCGAAGCGGGCATTGAAACGGTCTATCAGGACCTGTCCCTGCTGCCAAATCTGACGGTTGAAGAAAATATCGCATTGGGGCAGCAGCTCGTGCAAGGGCGCGGCCGGTTGTTGAGGGGCCTTGACAAAAAGACTCTCACCAAGACGGCAGAAGAAGCCATTCGCAATGTTGGTCTTGAGCCAACACGGCAATTGTTAAAGTCCCCCACCGCCACCTTGCCACTGGCCATTCGGCAGCGGATTGCCATTGCCCGTGCCATCGCATCCAAGGCCCGGTTGGTCATCATGGACGAACCCACAACGTCCCTGACTCGCAAGGAAGTGGATGTGCTGATCGAACTGGTGTCCAAGTTGCGGGCTCAGAATGTTGCGGTTCTGTTTGTCACCCACAAGCTGGAAGAAAGCTACCGTATTGGCGGACAGGTGATCGTGTTCCGCGATGGTTTGTGTGTCGAACAGGGCAAGATCGCCGATTATTCGCGCGCGGATCTGGCCAGATTGATGACGGGACGTGAAATCGAGATCTCGCGCTATCGTGAAGGCAAGCCATTTGAGGAAGAGATTTTCCGGGTGAAGCGCGCAAGCGCTGGAGACGCCTTTCACGATATTAGCTTTTCTCTCAATCGAGGCGAAATTCTGGGCATTACAGGCCTGTCCGACTCCGGCAGAAACGAGCTTGCCCTGGCGATGACAGGGCATATGCATCTCGATAAGGGTGCGTTTGAGATTGAAGGCGAGAAAGTCGAGATTTCTTCCCCCAAGCGGGCAATTGATCTGGGCATCGGTTATGTCCCGGAAGACCGCTTGTCGGAAGGGCTGTTCATTGAAAAGTCGATCTTTGAAAATGAAGTGACCTTGCTGTTCGACAAGTTGATCAACAAGCTTGGTTTGATCAACCAACGCAAGGGCCGCGTGGAAGCCAGCCGCATCTCAAAACTGATGACGGTCAACACGTCCGATATCGACCTGCCAGTCGGCGCTCTGTCCGGCGGAAACCAGCAAAAGGTCCTTATCGGACGCTGGCTCAGTATTGAGCCGCGCATTCTGGTGCTGCATGGCCCAACGGTCGGCGTGGATGTCGGCTCAAAGGATGCAATCTATCGTGCGATCCAAGCAATGGCGGAACGTGGCATCAGCTTGATCATCGTGTCCGATGACCTGCCTGAACTTTTCCAGAATTGCGATCGCATCCTGGTCATGAACCGGGGCGAGATGGTCGATGAACTCGACGCAGCAACAAGCGATGAGGAGCGTGTCTATCGTTCCATGCTTGCCAGCACACGGGAGGCCGCCGAATGA
- a CDS encoding ABC transporter permease: MTIVQNIENTAVSSGKQGRLLQVGKVFKQRPELISLAILIVICCLVSVLNPAFLQPSSLIDMGRSSVVTGLFALGVFSILAVGGIDVSFTAIAALTMYSATLFVINIWPDAPMSFVITAAVLGGALLGAVNGWMVHKLSVPSLIVTIGTQYLFRGILLAFIGTVWLMELPPQMIAFGRAPLFEFQSAADTTVTLPMYFLIFPGAAILTWFLFNRTLMGRAIFATGGNASIAERLGYDQRVVHVFVFAFTGALAAMAGIIHVCSNRMANPFDLVGSEIEVIAAVVLGGARITGGTGTVFGTVTGVLLITVVNNSLVLVGIPSTWQRVVVGAFILLAAAFFVRRQK; the protein is encoded by the coding sequence ATGACAATCGTTCAGAATATAGAAAACACAGCTGTTTCTTCAGGGAAACAGGGCAGGCTGCTGCAGGTTGGTAAAGTCTTCAAGCAGCGTCCCGAACTGATCAGCCTTGCGATTCTCATCGTGATCTGTTGTCTGGTGTCGGTGCTCAACCCTGCTTTCCTGCAACCTTCGTCGCTGATTGACATGGGGCGCTCGAGTGTTGTTACAGGGCTGTTCGCGCTTGGGGTCTTCTCCATTCTCGCTGTGGGCGGGATCGACGTGTCCTTCACGGCGATTGCTGCGCTGACCATGTATTCCGCGACCCTGTTCGTGATTAATATTTGGCCTGATGCGCCAATGTCCTTCGTCATTACCGCAGCGGTTCTGGGTGGCGCCTTGCTTGGTGCGGTGAATGGCTGGATGGTTCACAAGCTCAGTGTGCCATCCCTGATTGTTACGATCGGCACGCAATATCTGTTCCGCGGCATCCTGTTGGCCTTCATCGGGACGGTCTGGTTGATGGAACTGCCGCCGCAGATGATCGCCTTTGGCAGGGCTCCTTTGTTCGAATTCCAGAGTGCTGCGGACACCACGGTCACTTTGCCGATGTATTTCCTGATCTTTCCGGGTGCTGCGATCCTGACCTGGTTCCTGTTCAACCGAACCCTGATGGGGCGCGCCATTTTTGCCACCGGCGGCAATGCCAGCATTGCCGAGCGACTTGGCTATGACCAGCGTGTGGTTCATGTGTTTGTCTTTGCCTTCACAGGGGCGCTTGCTGCCATGGCCGGTATCATCCACGTCTGCTCGAACCGGATGGCCAACCCGTTCGATCTGGTCGGCTCGGAGATTGAAGTGATTGCAGCTGTGGTTTTGGGCGGTGCCCGGATCACAGGCGGCACCGGTACCGTTTTTGGGACCGTGACCGGCGTTCTTCTGATCACAGTTGTGAACAATTCCCTGGTGCTGGTCGGTATCCCGTCGACCTGGCAACGCGTGGTGGTTGGTGCGTTCATCCTTCTGGCCGCAGCCTTCTTCGTTCGGCGCCAGAAATAA
- a CDS encoding dihydroxyacetone kinase subunit DhaK, whose protein sequence is MKKFLNKPESFVDEMLEGIYRAHPDVTYTADDLRCYVTAKPVEGKVGIVTGGGSGHLPTFLGFVGKNMLDGCGVGGVFQSPSADQLAEVTRYVDQGAGVLFLYGNYTGDIMNFDMAGELVELDDIETATVVGNDDVASSVVGEEHKRRGVAGIFFLYKAAGAAAAQMKPLAEVARIAEKAKTRTRTMGVALSPCIVPEVGKPGFEIGENEMEIGMGIHGEPGISRKALAPADAVVDEMMERIFAETDYAKGDEVAILVNGLGGTPKEELYIIYRRLGQLMDEKGVKIRHVWLGEFATSMEMAGFSISVLHLDDELEPLIAAEADTPFFQHFAR, encoded by the coding sequence ATGAAGAAGTTTCTCAATAAACCTGAAAGTTTTGTCGACGAAATGCTCGAAGGCATCTATCGCGCCCATCCGGACGTGACCTATACTGCCGATGATCTTCGGTGCTATGTGACCGCAAAGCCGGTTGAAGGCAAAGTGGGCATCGTGACCGGTGGCGGGTCAGGGCATTTGCCAACCTTCCTTGGTTTTGTCGGCAAGAACATGCTTGATGGCTGCGGCGTTGGCGGTGTCTTCCAGTCGCCAAGTGCAGACCAGCTGGCAGAGGTCACCCGTTATGTTGATCAGGGTGCGGGCGTTCTGTTCCTGTATGGCAATTATACCGGTGACATCATGAATTTCGACATGGCCGGCGAGCTGGTCGAACTGGATGACATCGAAACCGCAACGGTGGTGGGCAATGATGATGTGGCCTCGTCAGTGGTTGGTGAGGAACATAAGCGTCGCGGTGTTGCAGGGATCTTCTTCCTGTACAAGGCTGCCGGAGCTGCCGCCGCCCAGATGAAGCCGCTGGCTGAAGTGGCGCGGATTGCCGAGAAGGCAAAGACCAGAACCCGCACCATGGGCGTAGCCCTTTCGCCCTGCATCGTGCCTGAAGTTGGAAAACCGGGTTTTGAGATCGGTGAAAATGAGATGGAAATCGGCATGGGTATCCATGGCGAACCGGGTATTTCGCGCAAGGCTCTGGCTCCGGCTGATGCGGTCGTTGATGAAATGATGGAACGCATCTTTGCCGAGACCGATTATGCCAAGGGCGATGAAGTGGCGATCCTTGTCAATGGCCTTGGTGGTACCCCCAAGGAAGAGCTCTATATCATCTATCGCCGCCTTGGGCAGCTGATGGACGAGAAAGGCGTCAAGATCCGTCACGTCTGGCTTGGTGAATTCGCTACCTCCATGGAAATGGCCGGTTTCTCGATCTCCGTGCTGCATCTGGATGACGAATTGGAGCCATTGATCGCTGCGGAAGCCGATACCCCCTTCTTTCAGCATTTTGCACGCTAA